A stretch of Bacillus pseudomycoides DNA encodes these proteins:
- a CDS encoding DUF2871 family protein — MKKLYYASFVYLIIGLLSGVFAREYAKSKGILGSTLLNLLHTHTLVLGFLFFLIALALAKSFSFHKVKGFNMWFIAHNIGLILTLSSLATRGLLQLNGADFKGLTYIIGISHSLIGFTLVWFMILLKKSFKM, encoded by the coding sequence ATGAAAAAATTATATTATGCATCGTTCGTATATTTAATTATTGGTTTATTATCAGGTGTATTCGCTAGAGAATATGCAAAATCAAAGGGCATTCTAGGCTCTACTCTGTTAAATCTTTTACATACACATACGCTAGTACTTGGATTTTTATTCTTTTTAATTGCCTTAGCATTAGCAAAATCATTTTCATTTCATAAAGTGAAGGGTTTTAATATGTGGTTCATCGCCCATAATATTGGATTAATTTTAACACTTTCTTCACTGGCAACTCGAGGACTTCTTCAACTAAATGGAGCTGATTTCAAAGGATTAACCTATATCATTGGAATCTCGCATTCTCTCATTGGTTTTACCCTAGTTTGGTTTATGATTCTATTAAAAAAATCATTCAAAATGTAG
- a CDS encoding YuzF family protein — MYDSYEEVFGYFRDGYELSGEVVALVDPYVVQTLQSIVGKRIVVETIRGSVNGTLRSVKPDHLVLEEKEVPVFVRIQQIVWFTPEK, encoded by the coding sequence ATGTACGATTCATATGAGGAGGTGTTCGGTTATTTTCGAGATGGTTATGAATTAAGTGGTGAGGTAGTTGCACTTGTTGATCCATATGTTGTACAAACATTGCAATCTATCGTTGGGAAAAGAATTGTAGTGGAAACAATTCGGGGAAGTGTAAATGGAACTTTGAGAAGTGTGAAGCCAGACCATCTTGTATTAGAAGAAAAAGAAGTGCCGGTATTTGTACGAATTCAGCAGATTGTGTGGTTTACGCCAGAAAAATAA
- the bshB2 gene encoding bacillithiol biosynthesis deacetylase BshB2: protein MERHVLVVFPHPDDESFAAGGTISLLRKQGVPVTYACGTLGQMGRNMGKNVFANRETIPNIREKELKDACEAMGIEDLRMLGFHDKTLEFEDVDFVADKIETVIRDVQPSRIITFYPEHGVHPDHDAFGRATVRAVSRMPKETRPVIHAVAITKNREEVLGEPDVVNNISEAFEQKLEALRAHRSQTEAMLEETEVKLQNKDAATLKWLQIEQFWTYKWE, encoded by the coding sequence ATGGAAAGACATGTGCTTGTTGTATTTCCGCATCCAGATGATGAATCATTTGCGGCGGGAGGAACAATTAGTTTATTAAGAAAGCAAGGAGTACCTGTAACTTATGCGTGCGGGACGCTTGGACAAATGGGACGCAATATGGGTAAGAACGTTTTTGCTAATCGCGAAACGATTCCAAATATCCGTGAAAAGGAATTAAAAGATGCGTGCGAAGCAATGGGCATTGAAGATTTAAGAATGCTTGGTTTCCACGATAAAACATTAGAATTTGAAGATGTAGATTTTGTAGCAGATAAAATTGAAACGGTAATTCGCGATGTGCAGCCATCACGAATCATTACATTCTATCCAGAGCACGGTGTTCATCCAGACCACGATGCATTTGGTCGTGCTACAGTTCGCGCTGTATCACGTATGCCAAAAGAAACGCGCCCAGTCATTCATGCAGTTGCGATTACAAAAAATCGTGAAGAAGTATTAGGAGAACCAGATGTTGTTAACAATATTAGTGAAGCGTTCGAGCAAAAATTAGAAGCTTTACGTGCACATCGTTCTCAAACAGAAGCGATGTTAGAAGAAACGGAAGTAAAACTGCAAAACAAAGATGCGGCAACATTAAAATGGTTACAAATTGAACAATTTTGGACTTATAAATGGGAGTAG
- a CDS encoding YojF family protein, which translates to MEIVKDSAVIQHEIERFVNKDVYIHLETTNGAYASHFNEKMMTVGAFIRNAIIRFERGKITGTNPYRVGLKMDHGWVYAEGITHWEVDEQDRLLLAGHDNKGRLAVALELSLTPFK; encoded by the coding sequence ATGGAAATAGTAAAAGATAGTGCTGTTATTCAACATGAAATCGAACGTTTTGTAAATAAAGATGTATATATTCATTTAGAAACGACAAATGGAGCATACGCTTCACATTTTAATGAAAAAATGATGACAGTCGGAGCGTTCATTCGAAATGCGATTATTCGTTTTGAACGGGGGAAAATAACAGGAACAAATCCATACCGAGTTGGTCTCAAAATGGATCACGGCTGGGTATATGCTGAAGGTATTACGCATTGGGAAGTAGATGAGCAAGATCGTCTGTTACTAGCGGGACATGATAATAAAGGGCGCTTAGCTGTAGCACTTGAGTTAAGTTTAACACCATTTAAATAA
- a CDS encoding ArsB/NhaD family transporter: MEHSAHEVANWQYYFAIAVFLVTYGFIISEKLNRAVIALFGAAMMIIFGIVDLHTAFTSHIQWETITLLIGMMILVHITSQSGVFEYVAIKAAKAAGGKPIRILLFLSLLTAVGSAFLDNVTTVLLVVPVTLSITRILKVQPVPYLISEVLFSNIGGTATLIGDPPNIMIGSANKHLDFNTFLLNLTPIVLIISIVTLGIIYLMYRNKLKTTPEQIAKLMALNEKDYIRDRSLLLKSLSILGLTILGFVLHSIIHVDAAVIAMTGATLLMLIGVKQHELEDVFAHVEWVTIFFFAGLFVLVGGLIDIGLISSLAKEVIDVTNGDIGFAAILILWVSGAASATIDNIPFVATMIPLIQDLASGLGLSADSPQIEVLWWALSLGACLGGNGTLIGASANVVVAGIANREGHGFSYLDFLKIGLPLTIIALLLSHAYIYLRYLM; this comes from the coding sequence TTGGAACATTCAGCACATGAAGTAGCAAATTGGCAATATTATTTTGCGATCGCCGTATTTTTAGTAACATACGGATTTATTATTTCTGAGAAATTGAACCGTGCGGTAATTGCACTGTTCGGTGCTGCCATGATGATTATTTTTGGCATTGTAGACTTACATACTGCCTTTACATCACATATCCAATGGGAAACGATCACTCTTTTAATTGGAATGATGATTCTCGTACATATTACGAGCCAATCTGGTGTATTCGAATATGTAGCTATAAAAGCAGCAAAAGCAGCCGGTGGAAAGCCTATTCGAATTTTATTATTTTTATCCCTATTAACCGCGGTCGGTTCTGCATTTTTAGATAACGTAACAACCGTTTTATTAGTCGTTCCTGTTACACTATCTATTACACGAATTTTAAAGGTACAACCTGTTCCCTATTTGATTTCGGAAGTATTATTTTCCAATATTGGTGGTACCGCAACACTAATTGGTGATCCTCCAAACATAATGATTGGATCTGCTAATAAACACCTAGATTTTAATACCTTTTTACTCAATTTAACACCAATTGTACTTATTATTTCCATTGTTACATTAGGCATTATTTATCTTATGTATCGTAACAAATTAAAAACAACACCTGAACAAATTGCCAAGCTTATGGCACTAAATGAAAAAGACTATATTCGTGACCGAAGCTTGCTCCTAAAATCTCTTTCCATTTTAGGATTGACAATTCTCGGGTTTGTTCTTCATTCGATTATTCATGTAGATGCGGCAGTTATCGCGATGACTGGTGCAACACTCCTCATGTTAATTGGTGTAAAACAACATGAATTAGAAGATGTATTTGCTCATGTAGAATGGGTAACGATTTTCTTCTTCGCTGGATTATTTGTTCTTGTTGGCGGCTTAATTGATATCGGACTTATTTCATCTCTAGCAAAAGAAGTAATTGATGTAACGAATGGCGATATTGGTTTTGCAGCGATTCTTATCTTATGGGTATCAGGGGCTGCGTCAGCTACTATTGATAATATTCCATTTGTCGCAACAATGATTCCGCTTATTCAAGATTTAGCATCAGGACTTGGACTTTCCGCTGATTCTCCCCAGATTGAAGTGCTATGGTGGGCATTATCACTTGGCGCTTGCTTAGGTGGAAACGGAACACTCATCGGCGCATCAGCAAACGTAGTTGTTGCAGGTATTGCAAACCGAGAAGGACATGGATTCTCATATCTTGATTTCTTAAAAATTGGCTTACCGTTAACAATCATTGCATTATTATTATCACATGCTTATATATATTTACGTTATTTAATGTAA